DNA sequence from the bacterium genome:
GCGAGGGTTACGTCGCCAACCGCGTCACCTCGCTTTTCGGCATCGTCAACGGCACCTGCAATTTCATCCTGAGCGAGATGTCCCAGAACGGCGCCGGCTTCCAAGAGACACTGCGCCGAGCCCAGGAGCTGGGCTACGCCGAAGCCGACCCGAGCTTCGACATCGACGGCTGGGATGCCGCTCACAAGCTGGCCATCCTGATCTCGATCGCCCACGGCGTCCATGTGCCGCTCGACAAGATCTACGTCGAAGGCCTGCGCCGGCTGACGCCTTACGATCTGGAATGCGCCAAGCGCTTCGGCTTCGAGATCAAGCTTTTGGCCATCGCCAAGATGTCGGGCGGCAAGATTCAGGCCCGGGTCCACCCGACGATGGTCCCGGCCGGCTCGATGCTGGCCGCGGTTCGCGGCGTGCACAACGCCATCGCGATCGACGGCGATTCGGTGGGCGAGGGGATGCTCTACGGCCGGGGGGCCGGCAGCCGGCCGACCGCCTCGGCGGTGGTCGGCGACATCGTCGAAGTGGCCCGCAACCTGGTTCAAGGCGTGGCCTACACGGTGCCGCCGCTCGGACTCTACGCCGACAAGATCCAGGACGCCGCGATCGAGCCGATCGCCGCCCTGCGAAGCCCTTATTACCTGCGTTTCCAGGCCCTCGACCGCCCGGGAGTCCTGGCCAAGATCACCGCCATCCTCGGTCGCCATCGGATCAGCATCTCCTCGGTTTATCAGAACGTTCGGGAAGAGGGCAAAGCCGTGCCGATCGTGATCTTGACTCACGAGGCCTTGGAAAGGGATATTCAAACCGCCATCGCCAAGATCGATCGGCTTGAAGTGATGAAGGATAAGAGCGTGTTAATTCGAGTGGAAGAGAAAGCTCGCTAATAGATGATTCCCCCTCCTTTGTAAGGAGGGGGCAGGGGAGGCAGAGCGCTGGCGTCATGCATGGTTTATCGCAAGGCGCCGACTTTCTACCCCTCCCTAACCCTCCCCTTACAAAGGGGAGGGAAAGGACTGAAATGTATTCCGGCATTATTCGTCAATACCGTCAATACCTCCAGGTCGCCGAGGGCTCGGTGATCACTTTGAACGAGGGCAACACGCCGCTCTTGCCTTCGATCCGCTTGGTCGAGCAATTCAAGCTCGATATCCAGCTTTACTACAAGCTCGAAGGGCTCAACCCCACCGGCTCCTTCAAGGACCGGGGCATGACCTACGCCGTGAGCAAGGCCCACGAGGCCGGATCGCGTGCCGTCATTTGCGCCTCCACCGGCAACACCTCG
Encoded proteins:
- a CDS encoding homoserine dehydrogenase, encoding MNRKPIKIGMVGFGTVGRGVWEILEEHGALLSRRVGAPLEIKKIAVRSKGKKRGAAPAKIFTENFRELLADPEIAMIVEVMGGTKEAKSLALAAIKAGKHLVTANKALLAMHGREVFGAARAAQVDVCFEAAVGGGIPILRALREGYVANRVTSLFGIVNGTCNFILSEMSQNGAGFQETLRRAQELGYAEADPSFDIDGWDAAHKLAILISIAHGVHVPLDKIYVEGLRRLTPYDLECAKRFGFEIKLLAIAKMSGGKIQARVHPTMVPAGSMLAAVRGVHNAIAIDGDSVGEGMLYGRGAGSRPTASAVVGDIVEVARNLVQGVAYTVPPLGLYADKIQDAAIEPIAALRSPYYLRFQALDRPGVLAKITAILGRHRISISSVYQNVREEGKAVPIVILTHEALERDIQTAIAKIDRLEVMKDKSVLIRVEEKAR